One bacterium genomic window carries:
- a CDS encoding alginate export family protein: protein MRTMRALHWVLISGVCLLPHVLPAQTPLEISGELRNRSEYRQNADFDSQLGDEQVFVLQRLRVGLHWRLPNNLEAFVQLQDSRLWGEAGSTTQPLSNADVYQAYFELRQLAGKPLSLRFGRQELNLGSRRLVAAPEWGNTGRAFEAARLLYRPNHLALDLWVAQIRDKNATRVDGNQELAGAFLTTGKISTRLLDLYALLLVDDRDFPIGSSSGKSLMLGTLGGRLAGTLWSRLAYDAEGAFQTGRHGSLDVAAYALVLQGQVKLWQTWAPQVGAAYKFGSGDSNPKDNKLETFSALFPASHGQFGAMDYASWSNIADVVLTAEVAPAPVWRLRAQWHYLRLAHGNDAWYVVRGFNFDQRAETLLPARPGDSIELGHELDVQVDHDFRERVSLSLGLSRFLVGDFVRDGNPEADDSNFAYVTIKMKW, encoded by the coding sequence ATGAGAACGATGAGGGCTTTGCATTGGGTGCTGATTTCGGGCGTTTGCCTGTTGCCGCATGTACTGCCGGCGCAAACGCCGCTGGAGATCTCCGGTGAGCTCCGTAACCGCTCGGAGTACCGCCAAAATGCGGATTTCGATTCCCAACTCGGTGACGAGCAAGTGTTCGTGCTGCAGCGCCTGCGGGTGGGCTTGCACTGGCGCTTGCCCAACAATCTGGAAGCTTTTGTGCAACTCCAGGACAGCCGGCTGTGGGGTGAGGCCGGCAGCACGACGCAGCCGCTCAGCAATGCGGATGTGTATCAGGCCTATTTCGAATTGCGCCAGCTCGCCGGCAAGCCGCTCAGTTTGCGGTTCGGCCGCCAGGAATTGAATCTGGGCAGCCGGCGACTGGTGGCGGCTCCGGAATGGGGCAATACCGGACGCGCCTTCGAAGCCGCGCGCCTGCTCTACCGGCCCAACCACTTGGCGCTCGATTTGTGGGTGGCGCAAATCCGCGACAAAAACGCCACCCGTGTTGATGGCAATCAAGAACTCGCCGGCGCCTTTTTGACCACCGGCAAGATCAGCACGCGCCTGTTGGATCTCTACGCGCTGCTGCTGGTGGATGATCGCGATTTCCCCATCGGCAGCAGCAGCGGCAAGAGCCTGATGCTCGGCACGCTGGGCGGCCGGCTCGCGGGCACACTCTGGTCGCGCCTGGCCTATGACGCCGAGGGCGCATTTCAAACCGGCCGGCACGGCAGTCTGGACGTTGCCGCCTACGCGCTCGTGCTGCAAGGCCAGGTCAAGCTGTGGCAAACCTGGGCACCGCAAGTCGGCGCGGCGTACAAGTTCGGTTCGGGCGACAGCAATCCCAAAGACAACAAGCTCGAAACCTTTTCCGCGCTCTTTCCCGCCAGCCACGGCCAATTCGGCGCGATGGATTACGCAAGCTGGAGCAACATCGCCGACGTGGTTCTGACCGCCGAGGTCGCGCCGGCGCCGGTGTGGCGGCTGCGCGCGCAGTGGCATTATCTACGCCTCGCGCACGGCAATGATGCCTGGTATGTGGTGCGCGGTTTCAATTTCGACCAGCGCGCCGAGACCCTGTTGCCCGCGCGGCCCGGAGACAGCATCGAACTGGGCCATGAACTCGATGTGCAGGTGGACCATGATTTTCGCGAACGCGTCAGCCTCAGCCTGGGCCTCAGCCGTTTTCTGGTGGGAGATTTCGTGCGTGACGGCAATCCCGAAGCTGATGATTCAAACTTTGCCTACGTTACCATCAAAATGAAGTGGTGA